In Tenebrio molitor chromosome 6, icTenMoli1.1, whole genome shotgun sequence, one genomic interval encodes:
- the Atox1 gene encoding uncharacterized protein Atox1 produces MSNIQVHVYKVAMTCEGCSGAVERVLNKLKDKGVQDINIDLPGQQVKVKTSLSSQEILDVIKKTGKDTKFIQTL; encoded by the exons atgtcaaaC ATACAGGTCCACGTTTACAAAGTTGCTATGACTTGCGAGGGCTGCTCGGGAGCGGTCGAGAGAGTCCTCAATAAGTTAAAAG ACAAAGGAGTGCAAGACATCAATATTGATTTGCCAGGACAACAAGTTAAGGTAAAAACTTCTTTATCCTCACAGGAAATTTTGGATGTTATCAAGAAAACTGGGAAGGATACCAAGTTTATTCAAACTTTATGA
- the LOC138133932 gene encoding bestrophin-2-like has translation MTVSYTSEVTTCRGFSCFLKLLARWRGSIYKLVWVDLLLFLIFYYVINISYRFTPDGSHSKLCFEKVIRYCDKYVNLVPLSFILGFYVSLVMTRWWNQYCSIPFPDNLAIIVGASVKGQDERAKIVRRTIVRYICATFTITLTMLSPKVKKRFPTLEHYIGAGLLTKDEIKIMNDLDNEFPSYSKYWLPLAWAANIVTRGRLEGFVRDDVSVKTILEELNTFRSKCGAMLDYDWISVPLVYTQVVTLVVYCYFIVSAIGKQSVVFEDDDTIDLYFPFFLVLEFFFYMGWLKVAEVLINPYGDDDDDFEVVWMIDRHLQVCYLLVDKIHQEHPKLMRDTHWFETAPNSLPFTVASQNYMQEYPFPSTLNIKVKQSDQDVVMPMEESISQPDGVRRRSGVYLWRKYGQLNKRNNRTNKIPLRKVVSIYTNDQYIAGNDLSNEFDESIPVTKAESQETACDEFDNLKRARMEERKKRIQQFVQMTKN, from the exons ATGACGGTAAGTTACACCAGTGAAGTAACAACATGTCGAGGATTTTCTTGTTTCTTAAAACTCTTGGCGAG ATGGCGTGGGAGCATTTACAAACTCGTCTGGGTCGACCTACTCCTTTTTCTAATCTTTTATTACGTCATCAACATTTCCTATAGATTCACTCCCGACGGTTCTCACTCGAAACT gtGTTTTGAGAAAGTCATAAGATATTGCGACAAATACGTAAACTTGGTTCCTCTAAGCTTCATTTTGGGCTTCTACGTTAGCCTCGTGATGACCCGATGGTGGAACCAATACTGTTCGATTCCTTTTCCAGACAACTTGGCCATAATAGTTGGAGCCAGCGTCAAGGGACAG GATGAAAGGGCAAAAATCGTTAGGCGCACCATCGTGCGTTACATCTGTGCGACCTTCACAATCACCCTGACGATGTTGTCACCGAAAGTAAAGAAACGTTTTCCAACTCTGGAGCACTACATAGGCGCCGGTTTACTCACCAAAgatgaaatcaaaattatgAACGATTTGGACAACGAATTCCCCAGTTACTCCAAATATTG GCTTCCTCTAGCTTGGGCTGCCAACATCGTGACGCGCGGCCGCCTCGAAGGCTTCGTAAGAGATGACGTTTCGGTGAAAACTATTCTCGAGGAACTCAACACCTTCAGGAGCAAGTGCGGAGCGATGTTGGATTACGATTGGATCAGCGTCCCTTTGGTGTACACTCAAGTTGTCACTCTCGTGGTTTATTGTTACTTTATCGTTTCGGCCATAGGGAAACAAAGCGTAGTTTTTGAGGACGATGACACTATCGATctttattttcctttttttctcgtaCTTGAATTCTTTTTTTACATGGGATGGCTAAAAGTGGCCGAGGTTTTGATCAATCCGTATGGGGATGACGACGACGATTTTGAAGTAGTTTGGATGATTGATCGTCATCTTCAAGTGTGTTATTTATTGGTGGATAAGATCCATCAAGAGCATCCGAAATTGATGCGAGACACTCACTGGTTTGAAACGGCACCGAATTCGCTTCCGTTCACTGTGGCATCCCAAAATTACATGCAAGAATATCCGTTTCCTTCTACTCTAAATATCAAAGTAAAGCAGTCTGATCAGGATGTCGTTATGCCAATGGAAGAATCAATCTCACAG CCAGATGGAGTGAGGCGCAGGTCAGGTGTTTATTTATGGCGTAAATATGGGCAGTTAAACAAACGGAACAACCGCACAAATAAAATACCTTTAAGGAAAGTTGTTTCTATTTATACTAACGATCAGTATATTGCG GGAAATGATCTCTCGAATGAATTTGATGAAAGTATTCCTGTAACTAAAGCAGAGTCTCAAGAAACTGCTTGtgatgaatttgacaacttaaAACGCGCCAGAATGGAAGAGCGCAAAAAAAGGATCCAGCAATTTGTACAGATGACAAAAAATTAG
- the Epg5 gene encoding ectopic P granules protein 5 homolog: protein MEAVKTKQKPKKKREKNDTKTATSSHFTSEVSETKNYDKDVDSCEEAVKEEHVCQTAIEAVENTKKEEPLPVVTNVIKINEFDRLLNLSKNIASEISCQQQKESFLHIERKIETSKPKLSMRPYTETQLAALYTNSELEVLEKLTSQYVENELKGFVIKQHPLYELLSTYLQVLTKITGNCLELDQFRKEYHDQLAMMWTTDTATVTGRGECLDGSTVTATHSYQKATFHRSVVQSIIRILGLVHKLIYENHSLYGYMAEDLRLQIELYIQTAINNCMTVATLDKNAPVILSMEEEPRHLTPYLNEIRLSISVLFAFQRKIIRESQFVKESREWLNRLVAVLLRLATYQDHLFIVNHLLRCPAGVGSWAVSFIQTPLKEAIPEAPFSSFEINHILSILSMILSPVAERERFLEDMSQNRETSGDSMWIVVDSEGEEDDETGTSLRENDLVAFLTQLPFENLFRSVLLIEKKDFENCYDFSKVSQHHILRFLAFGTVLLKIINKGLHTYAQSRYNQFSKRLSRLIRHVVQYATDIWEQFRKNPNVEDAAMMERLQVEYDAFFLRAIFYLYTSQRFGAWQFLAVIPYHLITIKTTWKIFYFLHDSDASTREILNPEEEDDYENKLWMKEFRIQFEEKLASLADDELYYLLNTFANMALARESENMDFIKSATKDLLQVGFISRITQEICSKSARTLLTHITSKHPHLLSMILHDIRENMEAVGSLVLYLYEELPLTVWNISDDDLSTVSLLLSKNVVTNESKLARMILSRLNWNILPYDVHCDVALLVLKATEQEPNYLQWAWQMILRLKLHINDKAFGDIKRVLDPDSYDMIMKGVQQQQPLASFVAVLMTSWGHLIPLICSKGLSQLLFLQTHQKHEAVLFALYLIIPLFINSQEYIINNELFQEIISNLMNADRGYISMAKSLMSVQNTVLQQFGNMIETQIVNFASYELSSPRCLVRLWFNTLVSIPNWSRDAGVMYLLDVIIRAAFFHQDALEAATAILKDLLQSNASQEQGSTIGSIFKWVSSSSTGPSLISGSLSKNTWLAYLVIEIEFEDREKRTGLWRELLLQLDSQKGKVSVDGAIKKAASTLKVSGFTSGYLSIYRWAQQAMDTPIDHPLLPLLWQKFFVLYLARLPLINTYEKGCVGDKFFDGLVNFSFLKRIKRKLQETLDDYEIRTKNEEESCRKHFLETCLNLFKAFNAWLEEPRLQKGNLHLPSLPSIYQPNLLAFIIQGSNTPWYEYVDYERIKSEQSECVRVWEASNFRLRNKSNRPLLDPGKSMESADPIERILRRLTVYETPKNPPVVKNHAPSIPTIDFSSKESLFTSLEQCFKTLKQFAHTHTLKVSEHKALDCSYQELVPQLYRSVLNKVSKKIPCRGRNETVNCSGAAVIILEMQEARINERIEHQIQTNRNAYESLLVKSLRAPASALCIASVTIQQAIKILQMQVRCNPACVEIGSDLFYHILSLMNDETGAYLPTKTLFASCLEKLGQSHICGVETEMPRLLEMILKKPSLGEYLAPHFSPNDIGTISLLHMYSTICQEIGNNYDVAFALLSKFEIDKWLNSREPKLNQRSEFIQCVVKALTVLGFDPPVECMMLHGLYRRHLLSIFEFQFPEHYGEILVNLLKASNGTSDASLVAKSVWLDIISCLAKPVQINLKGPLRDQLRHYAQQQRRLQHQELLGTAQLLSNHFTQERLQYGLYGLYPKCRNYVDIYVILLGMTGHGIITSTINTYPGTLGDEICQKVWPCLVNLFVPWIAPYSIRQTMATWIQQLADDRSNVLPWIPSDGSFAQKIITVFYECIQFLIYALPACTNILNFIWHWYVTTFANASIKDHILGPIHHAFLALPWERFCPCVGDLELMLRVIDQYLPECHSFLGQIFMSVPWFTWLNTFNGSTPQVKNRVYNCFLNLLVKLSNEPNVRNRHANRLKTLLVEVETLQWTVTESAVFQKVMDWYVLSCDPAVIFKSDPLDLDFRVLYFLKVVSGYDRAPESATPEAFAKRLVYVKSYVKLLSVFVNRYNSVVATKENDIKTVITQELHHLDSVAKVPEECNALLKELLQIVNIPKISQVGLKCFQLWISNKSGDGWAVKGLLQVVGTTVKDNEAVGHLLESTLTGYFQNNVSVTFEPTWEEIGNVLEVVNHKQTELERVMLARGYILALNALFIQRINKCNDTEGLLNLSTEWMQNLKISDETTESKVPLLWFGILRLSLLQCENNEPTAGIILYKFAKNLLQMSEDKGNSRWGRSLLSAIGISKHESISLNFRFVCRALGGYILAQLPEMKGEPQVVRWHAYAPARVGQTGGNSECAKVLMNLDCGQSQGKIKECEELALRKIQDAENSMHNASKFLELLVKQFYIKPYLKDVR, encoded by the exons ATGGAGGCGgttaaaacgaaacaaaaaccTAAG AAAAAACGTGAAAAGAACGACACTAAAACAGCCACTTCTTCACACTTCACCAGTGAAGTatctgaaacaaaaaattacgaTAAAGATGTTGACAGTTGTGAAGAAGCTGTTAAAGAAGAGCACGTGTGTCAAACAGCAATTGAGGCTGttgaaaacacaaaaaaagaagaaccACTACCAGTTGTAACAAATGTCATAAAAATTAACGAATTTGATCGATTGTTGAATCTTAGTAAAAATATAGCTAGCGAAATTAGTTGCCAACAACAAAAAGAGAGTTTTTTACATATCGAACGTAAAATTGAGACTAGTAAACCAAAGCTTTCAATGAGACCATATACTGAGACTCAGTTGGCTGCTCTGTACACTAACAGCGAGCTGGAAGTGCTTGAAAAACTCACGTCACAATATGTGGAAAATGAACTTAAGGGTTTTGTTATAAAGCAACACCCATTGTATGAGCTTTTGTCCACTTATCTGCAAGTCTTGACGAAAATTACTg GAAACTGTTTGGAGTTGGATCAATTCAGAAAGGAGTACCATGACCAACTGGCGATGATGTGGACCACTGACACGGCTACCGTGACCGGCCGAGGCGAGTGCCTCGACGGCAGCACGGTTACCGCAACACACTCCTACCAAAAAGCGACATTCCACCGCTCCGTCGTTCAGAGCATTATCCGAATTTTGGGTCTCGTACACAAGCTCATTTACGAAAATCACAGTCTCTATGGATATATGGCTGAAGATTTGCGACTGCAG ATCGAGTTGTACATTCAGACCGCTATCAACAACTGCATGACCGTGGCCACACTCGACAAGAACGCTCCCGTCATCCTGTCGATGGAAGAGGAACCTCGCCACCTCACGCCGTACTTGAACGAAATCCGTCTCAGCATATCCGTACTTTTCGCCTTCCAGCGCAAGATCATCAGGGAGTCGCAGTTCGTCAAAGAGAGCAGAGAGTGGTTGAATCGATTGGTCGCCGTTTTGTTGCGCCTGGCCACTTACCAGGACCATCTGTTCATCGTCAACCATCTCTTGAGGTGTCCCGCAGGGGTCGGATCTTGGGCCGTTTCTTTCATACAAACGCCGTTGAAGGAGGCGATTCCCGAGGCTCCGTTCTCTTCCTTCGAAATCAATCACATCTTATCGATCCTGTCGATGATTCTGTCACCGGTCGCAGAACGAGAACGCTTTCTGGAAGATATGTCGCAGAACAGAGAGACGTCGGGAGATTCCATGTGGATCGTGGTGGACTCTGAAGGCGAGGAGGACGACGAAACAGGAACTTCTCTCAGGGAGAACGATCTGGTTGCTTTCTTGACGCAGCTACCTTTCGAAAACTTGTTTCGCTCGGTTCTCCTAATCGAGAAGAAAGATTTCGAGAACTGTTATGATTTTTCGAAAGTGAGCCAACACCACATTTTGAGGTTTTTAGCATTCGGCACTGTACTATTGAAAATTATCAATAAGGGACTTCACACGTACGCTCAGTCGAGGTACAATCAATTTTCGAAGCGTTTGAGCCGCCTGATACGTCACGTGGTGCAATACGCGACCGATATTTGGGAGCAGTTTCGGAAAAATCCGAACGTTGAAGATGCTGCAATGATGGAACGACTCCAAGTCGAATATGACGCGTTTTTTCTGCGCGCCATCTTCTACCTGTACACATCTCAGAGATTTGGAGCATGGCAATTTCTCGCGGTGATACCGTATCATTTAATCACCATCAAGACCACTTGGAAGatcttttatttcttgcacGATTCAGACGCGAGCACTCGGGAAATTCTGAATCCCGAGGAAGAGGACGACTACGAGAACAAACTGTGGATGAAAGAGTTTAGGATTcagtttgaagaaaaactcGCTTCTCTAGCAGACGATGAGCTTTATTATCTTCTCAACACTTTTGCAAACATGGCTCTGGCGCGGGAATCCGAAAATATGGATTTCATTAAATCAGCCACGAAAGACTTGTTACAAGTGGGATTTATCAGCCGGATAACTCAAGAAATATGTTCGAAATCTGCAAGAACTCTTTTGACTCACATCACTTCAAAACATCCTCATCTACTGTCGATGATTTTACATGACATCAGAGAAAATATGGAAGCGGTCGGTTCGTTAGTTCTTTATTTGTACGAAGAGTTGCCGCTGACTGTCTGGAACATTTCCGATGACGATCTTTCTACAGTTTCATTATTGCTGTCGAAAAACGTCGTAACGAACGAGAGCAAGTTAGCTAGAATGATTTTATCACGTCTGAACTGGAACATTTTACCGTACGACGTGCACTGTGACGTCGCTTTGTTGGTGCTGAAAGCAACTGAACAAGAACCGAATTATTTGCAGTGGGCCTGGCAGATGATACTGCGATTGAAGCTTCACATCAACGACAAAGCTTTCGGGGATATCAAGCGAGTCCTCGATCCTGACAGTTACGACATGATCATGAAAGGAGTGCAGCAGCAGCAACCCTTGGCGAGTTTCGTAGCTGTCTTGATGACCTCGTGGGGTCATCTGATACCTTTGATTTGCAGCAAAGGCCTCTCACAGTTGTTGTTTTTGCAGACCCACCAAAAACACGAAGCTGTTCTTTTCGCCCTTTACTTAATCATTCCTCTATTTATCAATTCGCAAGAGTACATCATTAACAACGAGCTCTTCCAGGAGATCATATCCAATTTAATGAATGCAGACCGCGGATACATTTCTATGGCCAAAAGTTTGATGAGCGTACAAAATACGGTTTTACAGCAATTCGGCAACATGATAGAAACccaaattgttaattttgccAGTTACGAATTGAGCAGTCCTAGGTGTCTGGTCAGACTGTGGTTTAACACTTTGGTCTCGATTCCGAACTGGAGTAGAGATGCAGGCGTCATGTATCTCCTCGACGTGATAATAAGGGCTGCGTTTTTCCATCAAGATGCACTAGAAGCCGCCACGGCAATCTTGAAAGATTTACTCCAGAGCAACGCTTCTCAAGAACAAGGCAGCACTATAGGATCCATCTTCAAATGGGTGTCTAGTTCTAGCACGGGTCCGAGTCTCATTTCGGGATCTCTATCCAAAAACACTTGGTTGGCCTATTTGGTTATAGAAATTGAATTCGAAGATCGAGAGAAGAGGACCGGTTTGTGGAGGGAACTTCTTTTGCAACTCGACAGTCAAAAAGGCAAAGTGAGCGTCGACGGGGCTATTAAA AAAGCTGCGTCCACCTTGAAGGTCTCAGGATTCACTTCCGGATATCTTTCGATTTACCGATGGGCCCAACAAGCGATGGATACGCCCATCGATCATCCGCTGTTGCCGTTGTTGTGGCAGAAATTTTTCGTCCTTTATCTAGCAAGGCTACCTTTAATTAACACGTACGAGAAAGGATGTGTCGGTGATAAATTCTTCGATGgtttggttaatttttcatttttgaaacgaatcaaaagaaaattgcaAGAAACTCTCGACGATTACGAAATAAGAACCAAAAACGAGGAAGAAAGTTGTAGGAAGCACTTCTTGGAGACATGCCTTAA cttGTTTAAGGCTTTCAACGCGTGGTTGGAAGAGCCTCGATTACAGAAGGGTAATCTGCATTTACCATCGCTTCCCTCCATATACCAACCAAATCTCTTGGCGTTCATCATTCAAGGCAgcaat ACTCCTTGGTATGAATACGTCGACTACGAAAGGATCAAATCGGAACAATCGGAGTGCGTACGTGTTTGGGAAGCTTCGAACTTTCGCCTCAGAAACAAATCGAACAGACCTCTTCTCGATCCAGGAAAGTCTATGGAAAGCGCCGATCCCATCGAACGGATTTTACGCAGATTGACCGTCTACGAGACACCGAAAAATCCCCCAGTCGTAAAAAATCATGCACCTTCTATTCCCACTATCGATTTCAGCAGCAAAGAGTCGCTGTTTACTTCGCTGGAACAGTGTTTCAAAACTCTGAAACAGTTCGCACA CACTCACACGTTGAAAGTTTCCGAGCATAAAGCTCTGGATTGTTCCTACCAAGAACTAGTGCCACAATTATATCGTTCCGTTTTGAACAAAGTCAGCAAAAAAATACCGTGCAGAGGCCGAAACGAAACAGTCAATTGTTCTGGTGCCGCAGTTATCATCTTGGAAATGCAAGAAGCGCGGATTAATGAACGGATCGAGCACCAAATTCAAACTAACAGGAACGCGTACGAATCGTTGTTGGTGAAGTCGCTACGAGCACCAGCAAGCGCTCTCTGTATAGCCTCTGTGACCATCCAACAAGCCATAAA gataCTTCAGATGCAAGTTCGATGCAATCCTGCATGCGTCGAGATCGGATCGGACTTGTTTTATCACATATTGTCGTTAATGAACGACGAGACCGGTGCCTATTTACCGACGAAGACGCTGTTCGCGTCCTGCTTAGAAAAACTGGGACAGTCGCACATTTGCGGTGTGGAAACCGAAATGCCTCGCCTTTTGGAGATGATTCTCAAAAAACCCTCCTTGGGAGAGTACTTGGCTCCGCATTTTTCACCGAACGATATTGGCACGATCAGTCTTTTGCACATGTACTCCACCATCTGCCAAGAAATCGGCAATAATTATGACGTCGCTTTTGCGCTCTTGTCAAAG TTTGAAATCGACAAGTGGTTGAATTCGAGAGAGCCGAAATTGAATCAGAGATCCGAGTTTATCCAGTGCGTCGTGAAAGCGCTCACAGTTTTGGGATTCGACCCTCCCGTGGAATGTATGATGTTACACGGATTGTACCGGCGTCATCTGTTGTCGATTTTTGAGTTTCAATTCCCAGAACACTACGGTGAAATTCTGGTGAACCTGCTGAAAGCTAGCAATGGAACTAGCGATGCGTCACTCGTGGCGAAAAGCGTCTGGTTGGACATCATCAGCTGTTTGGCGAAACCCGTACAGATCAATTTGAAAGGGCCACTGAGAGACCAACTGCGACACTACGCGCAGCAACAGCGCAGGCTACAACACCAAGAACTGTTGGGAACCGCTCAACTCTTGTCCAATCATTTCACCCAAGAGCGACTGCAGTACGGTTTGTACGGTCTCTACCCCAAATGCAGGAATTACGTCGATATATATGTCATATTATTGGGGATGACCGGACACGGGATCATCACTAGCACCATCAACACTTACCCCGGGACTTTGGGAGACGAGATATGTCAGAAAGTGTGGCCCTGTCTGGTTAACTTGTTTGTTCCTTGGATCGCTCCGTACTCCATACGTCAAACGATGGCTACTTGGATTCAACAATTAGCCGACGATCGTTCGAACGTGCTACCTTGGATCCCGTCGGATGGGTCTTTCGCACAAAAAATTATCACAGTCTTCTACGAATGTATCCAGTTCTTGATCTACGCCCTCCCGGCTTGCaccaacattttaaattttatctggCACTGGTACGTTACGACTTTCGCCAACGCCTCGATAAAGGACCACATCTTGGGACCCATTCACCATGCATTTTTGGCGCTCCCTTGGGAAAGATTTTGTCCTTGCGTCGGCGACCTGGAGCTGATGTTGCGAGTGATCGACCAGTATCTACCGGAGTGTCATTCTTTCTTGGGACAAATATTTATGTCGGTGCCTTGGTTCACCTGGTTGAACACCTTCAACGGGTCCACGCCTCAAGTCAAAAATCGCGTCTACAATTGTTTCCTCAATTTGTTGGTGAAGTTGTCGAACGAGCCCAACGTAAGGAATCGCCACGCGAATCGTTTGAAGACGTTGCTTGTAGAAGTGGAGACTCTCCAATGGACCGTTACGGAGTCCGCGGTCTTTCAAAAGGTAATGGACTGGTACGTTTTGAGCTGTGATCCTGCTGTGATTTTCAAAAGTGATCCTCTCGACCTCGACTTTAGAGTTTTATA TTTTCTGAAGGTCGTTTCTGGATACGATAGAGCCCCGGAGAGCGCCACACCAGAGGCCTTCGCCAAAAGATTGGTTTACGTCAAAAGTTACGTTAAATTGTTATCGGTTTTTGTCAACCGATACAATTCAGTCGTCGCTACCAAAGAAAACGATATCAAAACTGTGATAACCCAAGAATTGCACCATTTAGATTCGGTGGCAAAAGTGCCAGAAGAGTGTAACGCTCTCTTAAAAGAGCTACTACAAATCGTAAACATACCAAAAATTTCTCAAGTCGGtttgaaatgttttcaattgtGGATATCAAACAAAAGCGGGGACGGGTGGGCGGTTAAGGGTTTGTTGCAAGTTGTAGGTACGACCGTGAAGGACAACGAAGCAGTTGGACATCTACTAGAATCAACTCTGACCGGCTACTTTCAAAATAACG TTTCGGTGACGTTTGAACCGACATGGGAAGAAATCGGAAATGTTTTGGAGGTTGTCAATCACAAACAAACCGAATTGGAGAGAGTGATGCTCGCTCGAGGTTACATTCTAGCTTTAAACGCGCTTTTCATCCAGAGAATTAACAAATGCAACGATACGGAGGGACTTCTCAACTTGTCCACCGAATGGATGCAGAACTTGAAAATCAGCGACGAGACTACCGAATCTAAAGTTCCGCTCCTTTGGTTCGGAATCCTGCGCTTGTCCTTACTTCAATGCGAAAACAACGAACCTACTGCAGGAATTATCTTATACAAATTTGCCAAAAATCTATTGCAAATGTCGGAAGACAAAGGAAATTCCAGGTGGGGGCGGAGTTTGCTCAGCGCGATAGGAATCAGCAAGCACGAGTCGATTTCGCTCAA TTTCAGGTTCGTGTGTCGAGCTTTGGGAGGTTACATCCTAGCCCAACTTCCCGAAATGAAAGGAGAACCTCAGGTGGTGCGGTGGCACGCCTACGCCCCTGCAAGAGTCGGTCAAACGGGAGGCAACAGCGAGTGCGCCAAAGTCCTCATGAATCTCGACTGCGGTCAGAGTCAAGGGAAAATCAAAGAGTGTGAGGAATTGGCTCTGAGGAAAATTCAAGACGCGGAGAATTCCATGCATAACGCTTCGAAATTTTTAGAGCTCTTGGTTAAACAGTTCTACATTAAGCCTTATCTGAAGGACGTACGTTAA